CGAGGGTTGAAGTCGGCCGGAATCGGGTTGTGCAGACCCATCTGGTCGTCGGTGGGGACGATGCCGAGCGCCTTGCAGCCGAAGCCGGTGTTCTGCGGCAGCGCATTGACCGTATCGTCCGGGATCACCGCATCCGACGCGGGCAGCGCCGGCGTCCTTCCTGACAGCCGGCCGTCGTCGAATCCGGTGAGCAGGTCGGTGATCGCGTTGCCGGGATCATCCTCAGGGCCAAGCGTGTCCAGGCCATAGCGGGCCAGCCCGAGCGCACGCGCTCGAGCCTCATCAGGCAGTGAGGAAAGCGGCGTGAGTCCAAAGACGTCGTCCACCAGCTTGACGACCGAGGACTGATCGCCGAACTCGTGCACGATGCCGCCCCGGCGCGCGTAGGGCGAGATCAAGATGAGCGGCACGCGCGGACCTTCGCTCACCCACGCTTCGCCGGGCAACGCGTATTGGATCGGCGGCCGCACGTGGTCGTAGTCGCCTTCCGAGTCGTCCCAAGTGATGATGATCGCGCTTTGTTTCCAGTACGGGCTGCGCGCGATGAGATTGACGATTTTGGCGACCATCGCCTCGCTGATCTGCGCGTCCGAATACGCCGGGTGGTCGTCGTCGCCGAGGAAACTCTTCTGCACCGCCGGATCCGGATTCGCGGGGTGCATCCCCATGATATTGCGATAGCCGCCCTTGACGTAGAACACGCCGCCCTCGCGCGGCAGCGACTTTTTTTGCAGCGCGACGAAGAAGTCGTCAAGTCCATGAAGGCGCGCGCGCATGTGGCTGTTGTTGGCGACGTAGCCGAAGTATTGCGGACCGTTGTGGTGGGTGATGTAGGATGCGTGCCTGCCCATCGCGTCAGTCGGACCGGCGGCGTCATCCGACGGCTCGGTCGTGTAGCCTTCCTCGTACCAGCCCCACGGCACCGAGCTCGCAACGCCGCTCCGGCCGAGCATGGTGATGTCGTCACCGATATCGCGCAGGTCACCGGCCGCGTTCGTGTCGGCGCCGGCGACGCTCGTGATGGACCGGCCGGCGAGCGTGATCGGCAAGCCGGCAAACGTGAGGTTGTACTGGGTCTCATAACCCGGGAAGTCCTTGGGGTTGACCGGCATCGGATTCGCGCTATGGTCGGACGGCGATCCCCAGAACGGGTCGGCGTCGTTGACAACCGGCACGCCCGGACCGGTGTTGCCGTCGGCGGTGAAGCCCTCTTCCGGATGCTGCAGCCACTGCGTGATGCCGGCCTGGCCCGCGATGATCACGAGGTTGCCCGGCGTCGACGGCCCGCTGATCGATTCGAAGATGTGATCGTAGAGCGCGAAGCGCTTGGCGTACTGCCACAAGAACGGAACCGTGTCGCAATCCTCGTACGCCATGGCGAGCTCGCCGAACTGCTTGGCTTGCAGCGTCGGGTTTCCCGAGGGCGTGTATTTGAGCTCTTCGGTCAACGCGAAGCGGTCCATGCGCGGCACGCCGTCGACGATATCCATCTTCGCGATCGTGCGCGCGTGCGAATGGTCGACGTCATCGGTATCCGCGGCGTATTCGGCCGGTCCGATGCGGAAGGGCGAGATCTGTGACGTCGTTCCATCGGTATTGACCAGCGGCTGCGAGAAGCCGGGGATCTCGCGCGGCAGTCCCGAGTAGAAGCCGTCGGCGCCTGGGAACGTGCCAAAATACGAATCGAACGAACGGTTCTCTTGATAGATGACGAAGACGTAACGGATCTTCTGGCGCAGGAGCGCCAAGCGCGCCGCATTCGTGGCTGGCAGCGGCGCAGGTCCGCCCTGCGCGGGCAATGCGATGGCCGGCGCGAGGCTCAGCCCGAGAGCGCCGAGTATGGCGAGCGCACGCGCGAACAAATGATGATGCGTCACAGCGCCTCCTGATGAGCACAGCATACGCAAAGCGCCTTATCGTCCGGTTAAGAACGCGGAGGATGCTGCGGGACGCCGGGGGAAGCGACCTCGCATCGGGACGGGCGCGGTTTACAGACGCGTCCCCGGCTTCGCGCTCGCTCGGAAATGCATGATACAGGTCATCGAGACGGACTTTCCGGAGGCCCGCATCTTCGTCCCCGACGTCTTCAAAGACGATCGGGGCTTCTTCAAAGAGACCTATGCCCGCGACAAATACGCTGCGCTCGGCATGCGCGACGAGTGGCTCCAGGACAGCGTGTCGCAATCGCGCCGCCACGTGCTGCGCGGGATGCACTACGACATGCGCATGGCCAAGCTCGTCCAATGCCTGGCCGGCCGCATCTTCGACGTCATCGTGGACGTGCGCGAGGAGTCGCCGACCTTTCGGCGCTGGCAAGGCTTCGAACTGAGCGCGACCAACCATCACCAGCTCTACGTGCCGCGCGGCTTCGCGCACGGTTTCTTGGCGCTCGACGACAGCGTGGTGCATTACAAGATGACCGCGCACTTCGACCCGGCGCACGAACGCGTGCTCAGCTGGAAGGACCCGCTGGTCGGCATCCGTTGGCCGCTGACCGGCGAGCCGATCCTGTCGGCTAAGGACGCGAATGCCTGACGCGCGCGACCGGCTGGCAGACCTCGTCGCTGCGCTGGGCGAGCATCTCGTGGATCTCGAGCGGCGCGTCAGCGCGCTCGAAGCGGGCTCGCCGCCCCCGAAGCGCATCGCCGCATCCGACCTGCGCCGCATCGCCAAGGCGCTGATGCGGCTCTCGCTCGGCGCGCCGGAAGATCCGGACGCGCCGCGCAAAGGGAGCACGTGATGGGCCTGTTCGTCACCCGTTCGATCGACGCGCTCAACAAAGAGACCGAGGAGATCGAGGGGCCGCGGCTGCGGCGCGCGCTCGGCCCGTGGGCGCTCATCGCATTCGGGCTGGGGAGCATGGTGGGTGGCGGCATCTTCGCGTCGATCGGTCCCGGCGTGCACTCCTTTGCGGGGCCATCGGTCGTCATCGCGTTCCTCTTGGCCGGCCTGGCGTGCATGTTCGCCGCCTTCGCGTACGCCGAAATCGCGTCGATGGTGCCCGTCGCGGGCAGCGCGTACACGTATACCTATGCGACGCTGGGCGAGATCGTCGCATGGATCATCGGTTGGAACCTGATCCTTGAATATGCGCTGTCGGCTGCGCCGGACGCGAACATCCTGTCCGGCAACCTGCAGCAGTTCTTGGCCGGCTACAACGTCCATCTGCCGCTCTGGGCGACCGCGTTCTATTCGCCGTCCCAGCACACGTTCTTCGACGTCTTCGCGTTCTTGTCGTGCGTGGCGGTCGGCGCGCTGGTGGCGGTCGGCATCCGCGAGTCGGCGGGCACCAACTCGGTGCTCGTCGTGCTGAAGATGGGCGTGCTGGTGCTGTTCGTGCTCGCCGCGATCCCGTTCTTCCATCCGGCCAACATGCACCCGTTCGCTCCGCACGGGGTGCACGGCATCCTCGGCGCCGCGTTCATCGTGTTCTTCGCGTTCATCGGCTTCGACGCGATCACCACGACCGCGGAAGAAGCCAAGGATCCGCAGCGCGACATGCCGCTGGCGATCCTCGGATCGCTCGGCCTGGGAGCGCTATTCTATGTCGCGGTCGCGATGGCGCTGACCGGCATGGTGCCGGCCTCGGCGGTGAGCGAGAACACGCCGCTTTCGAGCGCGTGGGTGTCGGTGGGTCTGGGACGCTATGCCTGGGTGTTGGAGTACGGCGCCATCATCGGCGCGGTGTCGATCATCCTCACGGCGTTCATCGGCCAGGCGCGCATCTTCTATGTGATGGCGCGCGACGGGCTGCTGCCCAAGGGGGTCGCAAAGATCCACCCGGTGTTCCGCACGCCCGCGCTGATGACCATGATCATGAGCGTCGTCGTCGGCGTGCTGGCGGCGATGTTCGACCTGAACACCTTGCTCGATTTCGTGAACATCGGAACGCTGACGGCATTCATCTGCGTGTGCATCGGCGTGATCATCTTGCGCTACACGCAGCCCGACCGCCCGAGGCGCTTCGTCGCGCCGTTCGTGCCGGTGTTTCCGGCGATCGGCGTGATCCTATCGCTCGTCCTGATCTTCTACGGCACCGACTGGATCGTCTGGGCGCGCTTCGGCGTCTGGCTGCTGGTCGGCTTGGTGTTCTACGCGGTCTACGGCTACAGCCATTCAGAGGCGCGCAAGCAAGCGCTCGCGGCCAAGCAGGCGCCGAAACCGTAGAGCCTAGTGGGTGAGGGGCGCCTCGACGGTCGGAGTCGTCGCGTCCGCCTGCCCGGAACCGACGGCGAGCGATGACGGATCGAGCTCGACGACGTAGTGCTGGTGATCGTCGACCGTCCCCTTATGCTTGCCGGGGCCGGAGATGCGCAACGTGTCGGTGAGGTCGACCTCCATCGAGATCATGCGATGGTTGATCGGGTCGTATTCGCCTTGGACCGTGATGTGCGCCGTACCGGTCGCGTACCCGAGCGCCTCACCCGTGTTGGAGACGACCGGTTCTTTCATCGGTGCGGTGCCGGTCGCTTCAAGCTCGTAGACGCTGATCCCGAGGAGCAGCCGCTGCCCCGTGATCTCGAAGTCCATCGCCGGCCGCGCCGTCATACCGTACATCTTGGTGCCCAGCTTGTCCGACCACGTGGCGCCGACCGCAAGATCCGAGCCGGCGTTGACCGACCGCTCGCCCAAGAACGGCAGCGGCAGCAAGAAGACGCCGCCGAGGTTGCCGGTGTCTTTGGCGATCGAGCCGTCGTCGCGCACCAGCGTCCAGCCTTTGCCCGAGCTCTTCTCCGAACGATTGGACACGACGGCGACGATGAGGCCCGAGCGATGCAGCGTGATCCCTTGCTCGGAGATCTGTTTGATCGAGATGTGCTCGCGCCCGTCGAGGGCGGTGGGCATGCCCGGCTGGTCGATGAGTTTGCCGACAGCATCGTTTGCGAGGATGGCCTGCGTCATGCTGCCGCGCACGGTGTAGTCGAATGCATCGCCGACGCGGTGGATGGCGGCCTGCTCGTTGACCGGTGCCGCGGCGGTGTTGCCGCCCGTCAGCGACGTCTCATCCGCCAACGCGCCGCTGCCGGCAGCGAAGAAAACACACGCGGCGAAGACGCCGATGGATCGTTTCAATATAGGGGTCCCGACCTCCGAGGGTAACGCTACTCGCAGGGGAAAGTGTCGGTTACACTAGTATCTTCGGCGTAAGCAAGCGTGCGCCCTCGCACGGTTGCGCTTCGGGACATGAGGAGAACCGGATATGCAGCACTGGAAGCCCGTGACCTTGGTCGCATCGATCGCAGCGGCGGCGGTATTGGCCGGCTGCGGCGGGGGCGGCTCGTCGAACAGCAATACGTCGAGCACTGCGGCTCCGACGCCGACCAGCGTCATCCAAGGCGAGCAAAATGCATTGCCGCTCGCGGTGGCCGCCAAGATCCCTGCAGGGCTGAAGTGCGCGAGTTCGGACATCGTGTGGGTGAATATGCACACCAAGGCATTCCATGATCCCGGCGATCCGTGGTACGGCAAGAGCAAGAACGGGATGTACATGTGCCGTGCCGACGCCGTGGCGCAGGGCGATCACCCGGCCGGCGCGCGACACACGCACATGGGGTCGCAGCCCAACGCGATGCCTGCTGCGACGCCGACGCCTGTCGAGACCGCGACGCCGAGCGGCAGACACCACCGCCACCACACCTCGACCTGACCGGCAATGCGGCCGCGCGCCGCTAGTGCTCGCCGATTCCCGTGACATCCAGCGCCGCGCCGGCACATTCGCCGCGCGGCGCGCCGCTTAGGCTGCCGCGCGCCACCACCATATCGCCGCTCGGAAACCGCGCGAGCAATTCCGGCGGAGCGATCAACGCGATGCGGCCATCCCATGGCGGCGCATGGTGCGGATCGAATTCGAGATAGACGCAGCCGTCGGGCCGCGGCGCGAGCTTGCCGGCGACCCACGAGAAGTCCGGCGCATGGCCGTATTGCGGATACGCACCGGTCACGAGCGGCAGCGGCGACGTTATGCTTCGCGGTGCGCCATGCGCGCAAGCGACGCCAAGCACGCTTGCGGCGGCGAGCACCGCAACCAACCGCGCCGCCGCGGCGGTGCGCCTAGATATTGACGTCGAGCCGGAAACGCGCGAACGACGTTTCGGAGTCGAGTATCGGATCGTTGTCGTAATGACGTTGATAGTTGAATTCGACACCGGGCGCGAGCTGCGGGGTGACATGCCATGAAAGCAGGCCGGTGAGCGTCGCCGTGTGCCCGCCGCTGGTGAGCGCGCGCAGGTTGACGTTGCTGAGCACGAACTTGGTCTCGAAACTGCGCGATGGCGGTAGCGGCAGGCCGTTCGGATTCGGCGGCGCGTGCCCTCCGAACGAAAATCCATAGTTGAGCGACTCGGTCACCGTGCCGGTCGAAGCTGCGCTCGTCGTGTCGGTCGCGTTGAGACCCGCGCCGAACGTGTGCGCTCCGTTGGCGTACTGGTACGTGACCACGCCGGTGCGCGTCGTCGAGTAGGCCTCGGGCGCGAGCGAATCGCTGACGGCCGCCAAGATGCCCGAGATCGTGACGCTGGAGACGCCGGTCTTCGATATGCCGAAGTTCAGCGTCTTGGTGAGCGCGTCGGAACCCGGGGCAAGGGCGGTGTCGCGCTCCAGTCCGACCGTGACACCCGGCCACTTGGGCGGAACGATATTGAACGTCGCGTTCGTGTTGGTCGTGCGCGAGAAGACCGATCGGACCAGGTCGTTGTTGTACACGAGCGCGAGCGTGGAGATCGGCGAAGTCGTGAGATTGAGCGTGGCGCCGCCGCCCGCGCGATCGGACAGCGCCGACGCGCCGCTCAACGTGCCGAACTGCGGGCCCGCATTGTGATACTGCATGTCGAACGTCGTCGCGCCGACGTTATACACGACGTCGGCCTGATCGACGGTGTCGTCGTAGGCGGGCATGCCATCGGTCTCGGGTTGCGTGTTCGAGCGTCCGCCTGTGAGCAGCGCCCTGATATGCGGCGTCAGCTGCTGCGCGTATTCGAAGACGCCCGCGGTGACGTCCAGCGGCCCGGTCGTGCCGGTCTGCACGAACTTGTTGACGTCGTCCTGATTGCGCGAGAACGCCACCCTGAACGAGTCGGCGCCCGAGTCCCATGCCCTGATCACGTCGAGCAGCTCGCCCGTGCGCTCGGTCGTGGTGTTGCTGGGGAGCTGGAAGTAACCGCCGCCGCCGTGGAACGTCCAGCCGGACTGCAGCGCGTACGAGGCGTCGATGCCGCGCAACGTCTCCTTGCTGCCGATCACCGCCGGCATGGCCGCATCGGTGCGGCCGACGACGTCCTTGTAGGTCAACGTCGGCGACGCGGGCGCAACCGCACCCGGTGCCGACGCTGGAGCGGGCGCCGGGGCAGGCGCTGGCGTGACCGCGGGACCGGCTTGCTCTGCGGCTGAACCGGTCGAGTTGCTCGGCCCGGTCGGCGGCGCACTGCTCGGCGCCGGAACGGGGCTCGCCGGAGCAGCGGAATTCGTAAAACCGCCGGCGGCGCTGTCTGCTTCTTGGGCCTTGGGCGGTTGCGTCGCCGACGGCGTCGGAGTCGGAAGGCTGGGCGGTACCGACGCGGCCGGCTCCGGCGTTTTCTGATTGCCCGGCTCCGGCGAGGGCGCGGACGGCGTGCTCTGCGCGGATGGCGACCCATTCGTCGGCGGCGCGGGCACGTGCCCGCTGTCGACCTGCGACGTCGTGGCGTCCGGCGCCGAGGTCGCAGCCGGCGCCGTGACGGGCGCGGGCGTCGCCGACTCGAAGGTGACCACAGGATCGATCTTCTTGGAGACCGGGTCGAACGTTCCGGTGAGCAGCAGCTCTTCGGTCGACCATTGCAGCGCGGTGGTCAAGCCCATATTTACCCCATACCCGCCGCGGTTGGTGCCAGAACTGCTCAACACGGCGCCGCTGGCATGAAAACCATTGGTGATCTTCGGGGCCGGATCCGGCCCACCGATGATCTGCAGCGGTTGCGCGCGCGCGACCGCGACCGTGCCGCCGGTATTCACGCGCACGTAGACGCGGATGAGGTAGTCTCCGCCGGCGTCCGCAGGAACGGTGTACGGGATCATCACCGTCTGCGGCGCGTTGACGTTTTGCTGCGTGAAAGGCAGGGCGTACGGGTCGCTGCGCTGGATGACGTCGCCCTTGCTGTCGGTGAGCTCGACGATCGCCTGCAGCGGGCTCACCCCGCTCGATCCGATGACAAAGGGAGTGAAGATCCGATAGGTCAGTGCGATGGCCGTGTCAGCGCCTGCGAGCACCGGCGAACCGACCAAGAAGGACGAGTAGATTTGGCCGACCGGCACGTTGACCGAGTTTG
Above is a genomic segment from Candidatus Eremiobacteraceae bacterium containing:
- a CDS encoding alkaline phosphatase family protein produces the protein MTHHHLFARALAILGALGLSLAPAIALPAQGGPAPLPATNAARLALLRQKIRYVFVIYQENRSFDSYFGTFPGADGFYSGLPREIPGFSQPLVNTDGTTSQISPFRIGPAEYAADTDDVDHSHARTIAKMDIVDGVPRMDRFALTEELKYTPSGNPTLQAKQFGELAMAYEDCDTVPFLWQYAKRFALYDHIFESISGPSTPGNLVIIAGQAGITQWLQHPEEGFTADGNTGPGVPVVNDADPFWGSPSDHSANPMPVNPKDFPGYETQYNLTFAGLPITLAGRSITSVAGADTNAAGDLRDIGDDITMLGRSGVASSVPWGWYEEGYTTEPSDDAAGPTDAMGRHASYITHHNGPQYFGYVANNSHMRARLHGLDDFFVALQKKSLPREGGVFYVKGGYRNIMGMHPANPDPAVQKSFLGDDDHPAYSDAQISEAMVAKIVNLIARSPYWKQSAIIITWDDSEGDYDHVRPPIQYALPGEAWVSEGPRVPLILISPYARRGGIVHEFGDQSSVVKLVDDVFGLTPLSSLPDEARARALGLARYGLDTLGPEDDPGNAITDLLTGFDDGRLSGRTPALPASDAVIPDDTVNALPQNTGFGCKALGIVPTDDQMGLHNPIPADFNPRPKTNPTKNP
- the rfbC gene encoding dTDP-4-dehydrorhamnose 3,5-epimerase produces the protein MIQVIETDFPEARIFVPDVFKDDRGFFKETYARDKYAALGMRDEWLQDSVSQSRRHVLRGMHYDMRMAKLVQCLAGRIFDVIVDVREESPTFRRWQGFELSATNHHQLYVPRGFAHGFLALDDSVVHYKMTAHFDPAHERVLSWKDPLVGIRWPLTGEPILSAKDANA
- a CDS encoding amino acid permease, which produces MGLFVTRSIDALNKETEEIEGPRLRRALGPWALIAFGLGSMVGGGIFASIGPGVHSFAGPSVVIAFLLAGLACMFAAFAYAEIASMVPVAGSAYTYTYATLGEIVAWIIGWNLILEYALSAAPDANILSGNLQQFLAGYNVHLPLWATAFYSPSQHTFFDVFAFLSCVAVGALVAVGIRESAGTNSVLVVLKMGVLVLFVLAAIPFFHPANMHPFAPHGVHGILGAAFIVFFAFIGFDAITTTAEEAKDPQRDMPLAILGSLGLGALFYVAVAMALTGMVPASAVSENTPLSSAWVSVGLGRYAWVLEYGAIIGAVSIILTAFIGQARIFYVMARDGLLPKGVAKIHPVFRTPALMTMIMSVVVGVLAAMFDLNTLLDFVNIGTLTAFICVCIGVIILRYTQPDRPRRFVAPFVPVFPAIGVILSLVLIFYGTDWIVWARFGVWLLVGLVFYAVYGYSHSEARKQALAAKQAPKP